TTCACCGAGGCCCAGGGCCTGCTGCAGACCTACCCGAACCTCAAGGTGATCGTCTCGCCGACCACGGTCGGCATCGCCGCCGCCTCGCGGTACGTCAGCTCGTCCAACTACAAGGGCAAGGTCGCGATCACCGGGCTCGGCCTGCCGAACCAGATGCGCCAGTTCGTCAAGGACGGCACGGTGAAGAAGTTCGCGCTCTGGAGCCCGGCCGACATCGGCTACCTGGCCGCGTACGCCGGCGCCGCCCTGAAGTCCGGCCAGATCACCGGCGCCCAGGGCGAGAAGTTCAAGGCCGGCAAGCTCGGCGAATACACCGTCGGAGCGTCCGGCGAGATCGTGCTCGGCCCCCCGACCGAGTTCACCGCGGCCAACATCGACCAGTTCGACTTCTGATCCCGGAGCACTCGTGAACCGCTACTGCTTCTGCCTCCAGGTCAAGCCCGACCGGCTGGACGAGTACGTCGAACGGCACCGCGACGTGTGGCCCGACATGCAGGCCGCGCTCCGCGACTCCGGCTGGCACAACTACTCGCTCTTCCTCCGCGACGACGGCCTGCTGATCGGGTACGTCGAGGCCGACGACCTGGAGGCGGCCCAGCAAGCGATGGCGGCGACCGAGGTGAACGAGCGCTGGCAGGCCCAGATGACCGACTTCTTCACCGGGATCGACGGCCGGCCGCCCGACGAGTCGTTCCTGCTGCTCCGCGAGATCTTCCACCTCACACCTGCGAAGGACTGACCTATGACGACCGAAGCCGTGAAATCCGCCCTGCGCCGGCAGGAGATCGAGCTGCCCTCCTGGGCGTTCGGCAACTCGGGCACCCGGTTCAAGGTGTTCAGCCAGCCGGGCGTTCCGCGGTCGCCGGAGGAGAAGATCGCCGACGCCGCGGTCGTGCACAAGCACACCGGCGTCGCGCCGAGCGTCGCGCTGCACATCCCCTGGGACAAGGTCGACGACTACGCGGCGCTGGCAGCGTACGCGAAGGACCACGGCGTGCGGCTCGGGGCGATCAACAGCAACGTGTTCCAGGACGACGACTACAAGCTGGGCAGCGTGACGAACCCGGACCCGAGCATCCGGCGCAAGGCCACCGACCACCTGCTGGAGTGCGTCGACATCATGGACGCGACCGGCTCCCGGGACCTCAAGCTGTGGTTCTCCGACGGAACGAACTACCCCGGTCAGGACGACATCCAGGACCGGCAGGAGCGGCTGGCGACCGCGCTGAAGGAGGTCTACGACCGGCTCGGCGCCGACCAGCGGATGCTGCTGGAGTACAAGCTGTTCGAGCCTGCCTTCTACACCACCGACGTGCCGGACTGGGGGACGTCGTACGCGCACTGCCTGGAGCTCGGGCCGAAGGCGACGGTCTGCATCGACACCGGGCACCACGCGCCGGGCACCAACATCGAGTTCATCGTCGCGTTCCTGCTCCGGGTGGACAAGCTCGGCGCGTTCGACTTCAACAGCCGCTTCTACGCCGACGACGACCTGATGGTGGGCGCGGCCGACCCGTTCCAGCTGTTCCGGATCATGAACGAGATCGTTCGCGGCAACGCGCTCGATCCCGAGCGCGGGATCGCCTTCATGCTCGACCAGTGCCACAACATCGAGGCGAAGATCCCGGCCATCATCCGCTCGGTGATGAACGTCCAGGAAGCCACCGCGAAGGCACTGCTGGTCGACCGGGACACCCTGCGCAAGGCCCAGCAGGACGGCGACGTGCTGGGCGCGAACGCGGCGCTGATGGACGCGTACAACACCGATGTCCGGCCGCTGCTCGCCGAGCTGCGGACCGAGCAAGGGCTCGACCCCG
The Kribbella italica DNA segment above includes these coding regions:
- a CDS encoding L-rhamnose mutarotase, whose product is MNRYCFCLQVKPDRLDEYVERHRDVWPDMQAALRDSGWHNYSLFLRDDGLLIGYVEADDLEAAQQAMAATEVNERWQAQMTDFFTGIDGRPPDESFLLLREIFHLTPAKD
- the rhaI gene encoding L-rhamnose isomerase, with amino-acid sequence MTTEAVKSALRRQEIELPSWAFGNSGTRFKVFSQPGVPRSPEEKIADAAVVHKHTGVAPSVALHIPWDKVDDYAALAAYAKDHGVRLGAINSNVFQDDDYKLGSVTNPDPSIRRKATDHLLECVDIMDATGSRDLKLWFSDGTNYPGQDDIQDRQERLATALKEVYDRLGADQRMLLEYKLFEPAFYTTDVPDWGTSYAHCLELGPKATVCIDTGHHAPGTNIEFIVAFLLRVDKLGAFDFNSRFYADDDLMVGAADPFQLFRIMNEIVRGNALDPERGIAFMLDQCHNIEAKIPAIIRSVMNVQEATAKALLVDRDTLRKAQQDGDVLGANAALMDAYNTDVRPLLAELRTEQGLDPDPVAAYQRSGYFEQITKDRADGRQAGWGA